The Actinobacillus suis ATCC 33415 DNA segment GATTAACTAATAAATCGCAAAGGAGCGTAAGAATGGAACATATCCCATCAATCGAAACTAACCAACCTCAAACTATGGCAACTCCGCCAAAGCAATTACTCAATGTTCAAGATGTGCGCACAGTAACTGGTTTATCAGTTACTACTATCTACAAACTCGTGAAAGATGGCGCATTCCCACAGCCGAAAAAATGCGGGCGATCTACTCGTTGGCGTTTAGCGGATATTCAAGCCTATATCAATTCGTAGGGGGAGCTTATGAACGCTAATACTACACGTAAAGAAAAGCTAGGAAGCTATTTATTAGCAAGCCGTAACGGCTTTTCTGAACTGGACGGAATGAGGGAATTAGGCATTACCAGCGGTCGAAACGAGATCAACGAACTAGAAGCGATTACACAGACTGAATTTATTCGTATTCAAGAACATAACCAAAACGGAGGCACATATTTTCGCTATTTCTTAGCGGATAAAACACAAGCGGAGAGATTAATCACTTTCCTAAATGGAAAAGCAGTAAGTCGTAACGCAGCGATTCCCTATCCGCCAACGGTGGCGGAATCTGTACTTAATCAATTAGCAACGCCAACACAGGCGCAATTACAGCACAAAGTGCGTAAACCGGTGAAAGGAGTGTAAAAGGAGTGATTCAGTATGAAGTGTGAAATAGCCAAGATGAATACGGTATTAATTCAGCACGCATTTGATTACTACGCTGCCGGCAATAAGAACGTATTCACGTTTAAGAGCCTGTACAACGATGAAGAACCCTACCCGCTTGAGGAGCTTATCACTTGCCTTAATACGCGCATTCAGATTTTAGAAGCGGAACAGCAAGAAAAACACACCGAGAGCCGGCAGACTTCAATCTGGCTATATGCGAAAAGAATTAAGCAATTGGAAACGATTAGAAAGGGGAAAATGAGATGAAAGGATTAAATGAGCAATTACCGATTGAAGCGGTATTTCCTAAAGTGTTTCGTAAAGAAACCGTTGCAATGACAAATACTCTCAAAGTAGCGGAATATTTCGGAAAACAGCATAAAAACATTTTGCAACGTCTTGAAAATTTAGACTGTTCAGAAGCATTTAACCGGCTGAATTTTAAGCCCGTTAAGTACACCGACCAAAAGGGAGAAAGCCGGAAGATGTTCTTAATGACCCAAGACGGCTTTACGCTTTTAGTTATGGGATTTACCGGTAAAAAAGCAATGCAATTCAAAGAATCCTACATTGCAGAATTTAACCGAATGAAAAAGCAACTTGATAGCAAAGACCGCTTAAGAGATACGTAACACTTACTTAATGAAGCGATTGATTTCAAACAGCAGACCTCTGAAAAAGAAGATCCGCACGCTTACAGCCGCGAAAATACTCTCGTTTATTGTGTAGCGTTGGGCATGAGTAAAAAGAAATGGTTATCACAGAATGGTTATCCGGCAGATGTTGAAATCCGCCAATTTCTCACACCGGAACAACTTGATTTAATCCATTTACTGGTTACGGAAAACGCTACCATGATTAAGTTAGGCTTGGAGTACACAGTACGTAAAAATCATTTACAAGCAAGTGCGTTGCATTACTGGCGCAAACTAGCGGCAAATAAGGAAAAATAATGACAACAACCTAACACCCAAACAAGAAGCCTTTGCGCTGAAATATGTTGAATTAGGTAACGCAAGCGAAGCATACCGCCAAGCCTACAATACTGATGAAATGAAGCCGGAAACCGTCCACCGAAAAGCTAATGAGCTGATGAGTAACGGCAAGATTACGGCAAGGATTGACGAGCTAAAGGCAGAACATCAAGCACGGCACAAGCTGACCGTCGATGACTTGCTAATTGATCTAGACGAAGCGAGAAACATAGCAAAAGAGAACGGCAATGCTAATGCAATGATTTCCGCCACAATGGCAAAAGCGAAGTTATTGGGGCTTGATAAGCCAACGTTAGAAGTAGCGGTAAATGGTACGTTAGACAATATCCCGACAGTTATCGAACTTGTTGCACCTAGCTTTGATAACTCGAATTCTTGGAGTCCATAAAAACGCCCTCAAAGCGACACTAAGAGGGCGAAAACAAAAATTTAAAAAAGGTATTTAACCGATGAATATTTTACAGTACATCACAACAAATAGCGACACAATCGACAATAATCCGCAAGGTTATTTAGATATGGTTCATTCCGTACTATCGGCGGAATTTGCAAAAAATGAAGAAAATTCGACCGCTTGTAAAAAGAATTGCTTTACAAGTTTAGCGAATAAGGTTTATGCTACTCTCGCTTTCGCAAAATCGGAAGCCGAGCGTGGAAACTCGAATAATTTACTTGTGGCGAACACTAGCACGCCTTTCAATGACCGTGCTTTTTTTGTTCGTGGACTAAACACACCTAAAGAAAATGACCAATCCAAAAATGGATTCGTTACATTTCTCTCTATGGTAGCGTTTAGTGGGCAACGTTTAATCGTTGGCTGTGTTCCACAAGTCGCAGTTTTCCACCCCGCTAAACGCTATCGCCAAGCCGTGGAAAGCAAAGCGATAGACTCTAAAAATTTACTTGTGGAGCTATCAGCCATGATCTACCTATTCAAAGCCGTAAGCCGTTTAGACTTACGCAACACGTCAAAACCGATTTCATCATTCCCTTGCTATACCGTGCGTATTAAAGCCAATAGCTTAGAACAAGCTAAAGCTAAGGTCTGCCCTTTCTTTGCCGTTAAAGAGGTGGTTTATGCGTAACACAAATAAATTGATTGAAGATATTCGTGAGCAAACCGACAACCTCGATATGCTCCTTACCTATGCGAATAGTTTATCAAGTGCGATTAGCGTCGATCATTCTGAGTGCATCAGTGTAGATGGCGAAAGCGAATTTACTTATAGCAGCGATATTGCCGACGGCTTACTTGCGCTTAATGATTACCTTATTGGGCAGATTAAACAGGCACACCGCCAACGTGATCAACAGATTTATGAATTAATCAAAGTTCACGAAGCACAGACCGAAGCATTGAACGCTTACAAATTGGCGGAATGTGAACGAAAAGCGGTGGAGGTAGCGAAAGATGAGTAACCAACAAGCACAATTTAACGAAGGAATGGCTAAATGTTGGCAAGCGGCGACCCTATTAGATGCTATGTCAAAATCACGTCTTCAAGATATGGATGGTGTAAGTATTAGTATAGCAATCGAAGGAATTCACGGCATTCTTATATCTGCCTTATCTGAAATGGAAAATTTAAACTTTAAGGGAGGCGAGAATGAGTAATCTAGAAACCCTCCATTCAATCAAGCAGCCGTTAGATATGGCGAAGATATTCCTTGAGATTGCTTTAACCGGCAACGGTGCGGTACGACGTGAAAACGGTACGCTGATGAGCAGAGATGAAATACTGGCGGAAGCCTTCCAATACTTAGATGAAGCGCACACTTACTTACAGGAAGTGATCGAAGAGGTGGAGTATGAACAAAATCCGCTTTTATGATGACCAGTTAGCAAAAACGAACGCTTTCAACGATTGGATTATTCTAGCAGGAAGAGACGTACATAAAGCCTATTACCGATGGAATAAAGAGACTAACCATTCAGAAGCAGGCAAAGGCGAAAGATGGGCATTAATTCGTGATAGCTTCAAGCTAGGCAATGATATGATTCCGTGCTTGTTGGATAGCAAAGATTTGGGCCAATTAGACCGCTTGTTACTTGCGCCGGCAGCACAACGATTCATTAAAATATTCCAAGTGGGGGAACTCCCCACTTTGGCGAAAGATAAAGATGATTTTCGCACCCGAGTATTGATGAACCTCGCAGAACATTGCCCGAATCTTACCGCCGTAGAATGGCTAGATGAAGGCTTTAATACGGAAAACCTAACCAGCGAATATCAGCGCATTAAGAACGGACAGCACGCTACCGCAGAGCTTTTAGAGCAACGCACACTTAACCCCGAAGATGATACCGCTCCACGTGTAGAAATGCGTAAGCGTGGCGGATTAAAAGGCTTGTACTATGTTACTACTCGTATTGTGGACGGTGAGAAAGTCGAAAGCGAAAAATGGTTATCCGATTTTGTCGAGGTCATCGGACTAGGCAAAGGAGAAAGTGAACATTTCATTATTTTGCAAAAAGAGAAGCAAGAACGACCGCTTGTTATGCCGCTAAAAGATATTGGTGAGCGTGACGGCTGGCAGTATTTGAAACGTAATGATGTGACGGTAACTACTAAGCAAGCACTACGGGCGGAATTAGCCGATTATTTGCAATTTAAAAGCCGAACCGCCAAGCAGTATTACATTACCGACAAAACCGGCTGGAATGAAGATTTAACCGCTTTTACCTTGCCAAACGGGGAAACCTTAGGGCAACCGCAAACCCCGACCATTTTCCGCAATTTAACGCAGAATATCGAAGGATATAGAGTAAGCGGAACAACAGCGGACTGGGTGGAGAATATCGGGCGTTATTGCGTAGGTAATCCGTCGATGATGTTATCGATTGGCGTGGCATTAAGTGCGCCATTATTGAAACCTTTAGAGGCGGACGGCTACGGCGTACACCTTTACGAAGATTCAACATTCGGTAAAACAACCGCTTTAAATATCGCTTCCTCAATTTACGGACACCCAAGAGAAACTCGTACAGCATGGAACGCTACACCGTTGGCCTTACAGAACGAAGCCTTTAGCCGTAACGGGCTATTTATGCCGTTAGATGAAATCAGCGAAGCCAGTCCGAAAGCCGTCGCACAGACCGCTTATAGCTTGTTTAACGGACAAGGGAAGTTACAAGGTGCGAAAGAAGGTGGAAATCGCAAGTCGATTAAATGGCTAGTAGCGAATCTCTCCACCGGTGAGGAAGGTTTAGAGAGCTACCTCAAGCAACAAGGGATAAAGGTCAATGCCGGCCAATTAGTCCGCTTACTCAATATCCCGATGAAACGAGCGACAGAGTTTCACGGCTTGGCGGACGGTAAAACGCACGCTGACGCGCTCAATGCAAACGTCATGCGCTATTTTGGTGCGGTGGGTGTAGATTGGCTCACTTATCTAGTCCAAGCGGAAAAAAGCGCATTGAGAGCGTTATACGACAAAGTAAAACAATCTCGATTAAAGAGCTTGCCGGATAATTCAGAACCTCAAATTAAGCGGGTGATGGCGGATAGATTCGCCCTCATTGAAACCGCCTTATTATTGGCTAAGGATATCTTACAATGGACGGAAAAGGATATATCAAACGCTATCACGGCTAACTTCAATGAATGGGTAAACGCTTATGGCTGGCACTCGAAAAAGCATACACAGATCATTGAACAAGTGAACGGTTGGCTATTGGTAAATGCTGATACTCGTTTTGAAGAGTTTCCACCGGACGGCACACAGAAGCCTATCAGCAATAAAGCCGGTTATCGACTGGTAGAAGATGACCGTTATTTTGTCTTCAAAAGCGTATTTGAAGATGAAGCCTTACAAGGGCAGACGAAAGAGGTTGCACTTCCGGTATT contains these protein-coding regions:
- a CDS encoding helix-turn-helix transcriptional regulator, which codes for MEHIPSIETNQPQTMATPPKQLLNVQDVRTVTGLSVTTIYKLVKDGAFPQPKKCGRSTRWRLADIQAYINS
- a CDS encoding ash family protein, with protein sequence MNILQYITTNSDTIDNNPQGYLDMVHSVLSAEFAKNEENSTACKKNCFTSLANKVYATLAFAKSEAERGNSNNLLVANTSTPFNDRAFFVRGLNTPKENDQSKNGFVTFLSMVAFSGQRLIVGCVPQVAVFHPAKRYRQAVESKAIDSKNLLVELSAMIYLFKAVSRLDLRNTSKPISSFPCYTVRIKANSLEQAKAKVCPFFAVKEVVYA
- a CDS encoding DUF927 domain-containing protein codes for the protein MNKIRFYDDQLAKTNAFNDWIILAGRDVHKAYYRWNKETNHSEAGKGERWALIRDSFKLGNDMIPCLLDSKDLGQLDRLLLAPAAQRFIKIFQVGELPTLAKDKDDFRTRVLMNLAEHCPNLTAVEWLDEGFNTENLTSEYQRIKNGQHATAELLEQRTLNPEDDTAPRVEMRKRGGLKGLYYVTTRIVDGEKVESEKWLSDFVEVIGLGKGESEHFIILQKEKQERPLVMPLKDIGERDGWQYLKRNDVTVTTKQALRAELADYLQFKSRTAKQYYITDKTGWNEDLTAFTLPNGETLGQPQTPTIFRNLTQNIEGYRVSGTTADWVENIGRYCVGNPSMMLSIGVALSAPLLKPLEADGYGVHLYEDSTFGKTTALNIASSIYGHPRETRTAWNATPLALQNEAFSRNGLFMPLDEISEASPKAVAQTAYSLFNGQGKLQGAKEGGNRKSIKWLVANLSTGEEGLESYLKQQGIKVNAGQLVRLLNIPMKRATEFHGLADGKTHADALNANVMRYFGAVGVDWLTYLVQAEKSALRALYDKVKQSRLKSLPDNSEPQIKRVMADRFALIETALLLAKDILQWTEKDISNAITANFNEWVNAYGWHSKKHTQIIEQVNGWLLVNADTRFEEFPPDGTQKPISNKAGYRLVEDDRYFVFKSVFEDEALQGQTKEVALPVLVKAGILHKGEGNGYAYLQRIPHKINPKRTRAYLIEILNENSDE